The sequence GAGACGAAGCCGGCGCCCACATGCGGAATCGATAGGAAGGAAAGCATGTTCGGCAAGGCGAAGCTCAGAAGACCAGATAGGAGCCCATAGCGCAGGAGCGCGGCGGATAGCTTCAGCCGCTCCGCCGTGGCGCATGCGACCGCGACGAGCACCAAGCCTCCACCGAGTGCGGACCATAAGAGAAACGCGATGGGATGCCAGCCGGAACGGATGGCTAAACCAGCAATCACGATGGTCACGCCGACCAGCCCGCCAGTTGAAACCAGGCAGAAGAAACCTTTCAGCGACGCTGGAGCTGGCGCTTTCACCGCGCTCCTCCAGCCGGGCGAGGAGAGCCGTGATGACTTTGTCGTCCCTCGTCGAGAAGCCGAACCGCCGCACCAAAGAGGATTTCAAGTGGCGTCATTTCAAGGCTCGGCTCATTATCCATTTCGAGAAATCAGTGACAGTTCAGACGGCGCCCGGCTACGATCATAGAATCGCCTCATATGCCTTGAGCGCCACAAAGCACTACTCGCCAACCATCGGGATCTTCGAAGGTGAGACCTCGGTCGAGCCAATAGGGGTTTTCGGGGTCGACAGGTTCATTGCCCGATCGGATCAGTCGGTCGCGCAGGCTCGCGAGTTGTTGAGCGTCTGGAATATACAGGACCAACAAGTTGTCCCGACTGGGGGCCGGGCATGGGCTCCCGGCGCGGTGCTGTGTGAATTCCAGATGATAGGCCCGACCGGGAAGGCCCAACATGAGGCCATCGTATCCACTATGATCGGTAAATCGATATAGCTCAGCCAGCCCCAAACCGTCGCGATAGAAAGCCACCAATGCTTCGAGTTGATCGGTTGGACGCGCAATCCTCACTTGCGCAATGTCGATACTCCCTGGGAACTTCATGGGTTCATTAGATGCGATGGTGAAATCGGTGTTCATCAGTTATGCTCCACAATATTTAACCGCCATAGGCGCCGCCAGTGACGCAATCGAGAGTAACGGGACGTCCGAGCACGCCGGTCGAGCAGCAGGGACGGGATTATTTGACGACGAATGCCACTCCAGCCGAGTTCGTGCGATAACTCCTTTACTACGCCGCTCGGCCGATGAGCTGCGAGACGGCGTCTTTTTCGCGTTCGGCAGTCTAGTATGTCGAGCGTCGAGGTTCGAGGCGATTCGACGCCGAGTCAGGCAATACGACTCTTCTCGAAATTGCCGCGCCTCGGTCATCTGTGGTCGCCTTCGACGCTGGACACGGCCTTGTTCACATCACGCTCGAAATAGTTCGCCCACAGTCCGCATCGATGCGGCTTGGCATGGTGGGAAGGGTAGGAGGCTCGGAATCTTGCACTGCGTCGCGGAAGATTGCGACGAGATCGAGAATCTGGCGCACTTGTTCCAAATGCTCTCCATAGCCGATGTTGAGCTGGACGATGCGGCTGCGTCCCGCCGCCAGGTTCAATGGACGCAGCCGCCCCGATGCGAGTTCGTCGCGAATGCAGTGCTCTGGAAGCCACGCGTAGCCCTGGCCATCGGCGACGAGGGCGACCGATGTCGTAAGGTGGCTGACCGTCCAGCGCTGACGTGAGCCGAGCCATCCGCTGTCCGCTCCCCGCAGGCCGGAGTCGCTCATTACGACCTGACGATGATCCTTGAGCAATTCATGCGTGAGCAGGCCGAGCTGATGCAGGGGATGGCCCGCGGCGGCCACACAGATGAAACGCACCGAGAGCAGAGGCTCGGCGACGATACGGCCGGGAAGATAGCTCGCTATGCCGATCTGCGCGCGTCCTTCCTCGAAGGCTTCGCTCGCGCCCGACAATGCCGTTTCGCAAACCCGTACCGATAGCCTCGGGTAGAGAAGCGAATATTGGTGGAGTGCGTTCAAGAGAATCGGCTTGGGAAAAATAATATCGATTGCGGCCGTAATCTCGCCCTCGGAGCTAGGATCGAAACCCGAGCAGAAGTGCTCGATTTGCGTCGCATGGCCAATGAGCTCCCGTGCGCGAGGAAAAATCATTTCGCCGGTCTTGGTCAGGGTCGCCCGTCGTCCTTCGATCGCGAAGAGTTCTTGGCCCAGGCATTCCTCCATTTTGCGAACGGCGTGGCTGACCGCCGACTGCGTCTTGCTCAATCGTTCGGCCGCTTGATGAAAACTTCCGTGCCGTGCCGTGGCGACGAACACGCGCCATTGCTCGAGCGTGATTTTCGTCATCGCCTGTTTCATGTCGATACTCCTCTCACGCCGGCATCGAATTGGCGCTCTCGCGTTCACTCGACGACCTCGAACTGAAATATTTATGTCATCGTGATCGATCGGCTTTCAAAATCAGTGTGAGTAGAGACTCGAAATTTGGCGGCCTTACGACGCCGCGCGCTCGACAACACCGTTTGCGTCCGGAACGAGAATGGTCTGCCGCACTCGCGCCTTGGAAATCTGCGCCGTTGCGAAAGGCGTGTGTGCGCCACCGACGCCGACGCGTATGGCGGCGACCGAGGTGAAAATCATCCTGCGTCCTGCTCGGATCACGCTGGCTTGAAATTCCGCGATCGAATCGCGGGGCATCGGCGTCAGGATCGAGACCGCCATGTTCGTGCTGACCGCATATTCGTCAGGAGCCAGCAGAGGCAAAGTCGCGAGCATGCTGGTGACGTCCAGCATGGCGTAGGTCACGCCGCCATGCAGGCAGCGGCTCAGATTGTCGATGGCGGGGGTGACGACCAGTCGACAACGGCAGCGACCGGCTTCCTGCTCCAGCAGCTCCAGGCCGCAATAGCGCTGAAAGTCGTGCATGAGGAGCGCTCGGCTATGCAGGCGCGCATGATCGGATATGTTGGTCATTCCGGTCTCCGTTCGAGTGAGCGAGCGATGATTTCGTTCATCACCTCGGTCGTGCCGCCGCCGATGGCGACGAGAGGGGCGTCGCGCAGGCTTCGCTCGGCGAGCGAAGGAGACACGCAGCCGGCCGCCCCGTGCAATCGAACCGCGATCTGCGCCGCGAATGCGAAGGCTGCGGTCGCCGCGTTCTTGGCCATCGCCACCTGGACTTCGCCGTCCTCGACGGTCGTCCGATCCACGAAATGACGGGCCATGGCGACGGCCGTGTGCAATTCGGCGAGAGTCTGGCGAACATGCGTCATGGCGATCAAAGGCGCGTTGCGAATGAGGCGGCTTCGGCTGTGCTTCAAAACGGCGGCGCTCACGACCTCGGCGGCGCTCGCCGCCGAGATCGCCAGATTGAGCCGCTCTCGCGTCAAGGCGCCGCGCAGGATTCGGCCGCTCCGGTCGGGGGCGGCGATCAGCCGCGCGCGGGCGTTCGCGAAGCGGATGGCCGCGAGTGGAAGGCAGCGCCAACCCGACGGCTCGAGAGGATATCCGATAATCTCCGCTTGCGGCTGCTCGACCAGGAAGAGGCCGAGGCCATCGGGCGCACGTGCGCCGAGGACTAGGCAGTGGGCGCGCGCTCCATTGCAGATGAAGCGTTTCTCGCCGGTGATCCGCCACGCGCCGTCGGCTCCGAGCGCGGCGCGTGCGTCGAGCGCGGTCAGATCGGAACCGGCGTCCGGCTCGGTGAGGGCGAGGGCGATGATGCGCGCGCCCGCCAGCACATCGGCGATGACGGATCCGAACGCCTCCGCTCCCGCCGATGCGAGGATCGACAGGCTGACGAAGTGCGAGCAGAGCCCTACCGCCAGCCCCTGCGATCCGCCGCGGGTGACTTCTTCGAGCAACATTCGCATCCGGGTCTGATGAATAGGCGGAACAGGCCCCGGAACGTCGCCGAGCGAGAGCAGGCGAGCCGCTCCCGCTTCGGCGTGCAGGCTCGCCGGATAGGCCCCGGCGCGTTCCCAGGCGTCGATATTCGGTTCGACACGCTCCGCGACGAAGGCGCGAAGCGCGGTCTGAAACATTTCGTCGTCCATCAGAAAACCGTGGTTTCGGCGAGGCTTCTGAATTTCGTCAGCCGGTCCCGTAGCGCGTCGTTCGTCACCGAGCCCTCCTCGCGAAAATAAAACAGATCGGTCAGATCGCTCATGACCTCGAGCATCTCGCGCGAACGCAGCCGCACCCTGCGTGAATAGCGGCGCAGAGCGCTCGTGATGTCCGCGTCGCAATTGCAGACGAGCGATTGAGCGAGAGCGAAGCCGTTCTCGAGGCCGAGCGTGAAGCCGTAACCGAGCGTGGGCAGCATGGCGTGCGCGCTGTCTCCGAGGAGCGTCACCCGGCCGCGGTGCCAGTTCTCGATATGCTTTATCGCGTGCAGGCGATTGTGGAGCATCGATTCGGGCGGCGTCGCGTCGACCATCGCCGGAAGAGGGTCGGCGATGTCGGCGATCGCGGCGCGAATTCCGTTCTTGTCGAGCAGCGGCCGATCGAGATGCCGATAGGCGTAGAACCAGTAACGCAGAGATCGGCTCTCATCGAGCGGATAGGTCACCACCCGAGCGCTGTCGTAGGTGAAGATCTGGCATCGGTCGCCGAGCAGCGCCGGATGCGCGAATTCGACGATGCCGCGGCAGGCCGCGACGCCCGTGTCGGCGACGATCGCCTCCGGGGCGACGGCGCTGCGCACCCGGGAGAAAACGCCATCGGCTCCGACGACGACATCGAAGCGACGTGAGAGCCCATCGGTGAAGTCGACCGTCACGCCATTCTCGTCCTGCGAGATCGACTCGCATCCGGCGTCGGCGGTGATGGCGTGAGCGTCGAGAGCGTCGCGCAGCATGCCGAACAACCGCTTGCGCGGGAACATCATCGCCGGCGCGGGAAACTCGAATCCTTCGAGCCGCACCGGCTGGCTGTGGATCAGTTTGCCGCGCCGGTCGAGCGTGTCGAGAAACTCGATCGGCTGACCGGCCGCCAGCAGACGATCGTCCCCGAACATGAAGCGCAGCACCTGCACGCCTTGCGGCCAGACATAGATTCCCGAACCCGTGTCGCGCGGCCCGTCGCCGCGCTCGTATACCTCCGCTCCGACCCCGAAGCGTTTCAGGAGCAAGGCGAGGGCGAGGCCGTTGAGCCCCGCGCCGATGATTCCGATTTTCATGCCATCTCCTCCATGACGAGATTTTCCGTGGCGCCGCTTGTTTCACTGTTCATGCGGAAGCGCCGCTGCATCAGACAGAGGCTGGCGATTTCCATGAACATCGGATCGAGCAGCGCCTGCTGGTCCGGCGGCAGGCCCGGCAATTCCGCGAGGGCCCGACGCACCAGTTTGGCGTCGAAGAAGGGTAGATCGAACAACGCGTCGCCGTGCAGCGCGTCGCGAACGAGCTGCGAGAGCCGGTCGTCATGACGCAGCATCGCCGGGGGCGCCCGGAAATAGTGCTTCTTGCGCTTGTAGAGCGCCTCGGGGAGGAACGGACGCATCGCCTCGCGGAAGATATGCTTTTCCGTGCCTCCTTTGATCTTGAGCCAGACCGGAAGCCTACAGGCGTATTCGGCGACATGATGGTCCAGCAACGGCACTCGCCCTTCGACGCTGTGCGCCATCTCCATGCGATCGCCGAGCGTCGTCAAAACGAAATTGGGTAGAAAGCTCTTGGCCCAAAGATACATCGAGCGATGCACCGGATCGCGGCCGGCGAGCCGGTGATGCGCCGTTCCGTTGTAGAAGCGTCGATAGGGTCCGATCCCCGACCAGCGCCGCCTCGTCTCGCCGCCGTAGAGTGCTTGTAGAGCGCCGAACCAGCTCGACTGATTGTCGATCCAGGATACGCCGTGCCCGAGTTGCGCCGTCATCCAGGTCGCATCCGACGGAAGGCGTTCGCGCGCATAGCCGGCCTCGCTCGCCTTCAGCTTCGAGCGCAGCTCCTCGACGACGTCGCAATCTTGATGCTGCGCGTTGTAGAGCAGCATGTCCCGCCGAAAATGCGGGTAACCGGCGAAAATCTCGTCGGAGCCCTCGCCGGTGAGCACGACTTTGAAACCGGCGTCCCGCACCGCTCGGCTGAGAAGATATTTGGCGACGCCATGCGCGTTGAAGAACGGCGTTTCATTGTGCCACAGCGCGTCGTCGAAATTGTCGGCGAGATCATTCTGCGTCACGGGAATCGAGCAGAAGCGCGCGCCGGCGTGAGCCGCGGCCTGCTCGGCGAAGCGCCGTTCGTCATGGGCCTCGGAGTCGACGAAGGAGAGGTTATAGGCGTCGAGCGGAGCGCCGCTCAGATGCGTCGCGCATCCGAGCATCGCCGAGGAATCGATTCCGCCGCTGAGATAGATGGCGACCGGCACATCCGACCGCAAGCGCAAGCGCACCGCTTCGAGAATTTTCTCCCGCAGTCCGGCGACCGCCTCCGCTTCGTCGAAACGATCGTTGTCGAGCGAATCCGCGGAACTGAAATCGAGATCCCAATAGGTCTGCTCGCGCAATCCGCTCGGCGTCGCGGTGACGAAACGCCCGGGCGCGACGCTGCGGACTTTTTTGAACAGCGTCTGGTTCGAGAGATAGAAGCCGCGTGAGACATAGGCGTCCTCGTCCCAGATGGCCGGCACGCCGGCCGCCAGCAGCGCCTTGATCTCGGAGCCGATATAGATCGCTCCCTCGTGTTCGGCGATGAACAGCGGCTTGATCCCGAAGCGATCGCGCATGGCGACGAGTTGGCGTTCGTTCGCGTCGTAGAGCACGAGCGCGAACTCTCCGCGCAGGCGCTCGAGGCCCGCCGTGCCGAATTCGCGATAGAGATGCAGCGCGATCTCGCTGTCGCTTTCTGTGCGGAAAACGCAGCCGCGGGCGCGAAGCTCGTCGCGTATGCGCTCGAAATCGTAAAACTCGCCATTGACGATCAGATGGATCGAGCCATCCGCGGAGGCGATCGGCTGCCGTCCGTTGCCGAGGCCTATGATGCTGAGCCGCGCGTGTCCGAATGCGACGTTCCCTCGCGGATCGATCCAGACGTCTCGTTCGTCTGGTCCGCGATGGCGAATGGCGGCCAGACCATCGAGAATTTTCGCGCGCGCCACAGGACGCGGACCGCTGTCGTAAATTGCCAAAAAACCACACATGATCCTATTCCTCTCCGGTGCGAAACGCATTCGAGGGAACGAAAAAAATCAATCTGTCGCCGCCGGCGCCGCGAGCCAGGCGGGCGGCCGCCTGCCCAGGAACGCCGCCATGCCTTCATGCGCCTCGGATGTGGTGCGGAGCCTTGCGATCAACCGGCGATTGGCGATCGTCTCCGCGCCGAGATTGTCTCGCGCCTGCAAGCGATCGAGGAGCGCCTTGCATTCGCGTAGCGCGACCGGACCACAGGATGCGATGGAGTCGAGGAGCGCTCTCGTTCGCGCCTCGAGCGCGGCCGCGTCGAGCACTTCGTGGACGAGGCCGTCCTCGAGAGCCTGGACCGCGTCGAAAGCCTCCGCCGCGAGGAAACGGCGCCGCGTCCGGCGCAGCCCGATGGCGCGGACCACATATGGGCTGATCACGGCCGGCACGAGTCCGAGCAGGGGCTCGCTGAAACGGAAGGTCGCGCCCGTCTCGGCGAGGACGACGTCGGCGCAGCACAGCAGGCCGATCCCGCCGCCATAAGCGCAGCCCTGGGCTTTGGCCACGAGCGGAGCGGGGAGACCGGCGAGCGCGCCGAGCGCGGCGTCGAGA is a genomic window of Methylosinus sp. H3A containing:
- a CDS encoding VOC family protein, which gives rise to MNTDFTIASNEPMKFPGSIDIAQVRIARPTDQLEALVAFYRDGLGLAELYRFTDHSGYDGLMLGLPGRAYHLEFTQHRAGSPCPAPSRDNLLVLYIPDAQQLASLRDRLIRSGNEPVDPENPYWLDRGLTFEDPDGWRVVLCGAQGI
- a CDS encoding LysR family transcriptional regulator, whose translation is MKQAMTKITLEQWRVFVATARHGSFHQAAERLSKTQSAVSHAVRKMEECLGQELFAIEGRRATLTKTGEMIFPRARELIGHATQIEHFCSGFDPSSEGEITAAIDIIFPKPILLNALHQYSLLYPRLSVRVCETALSGASEAFEEGRAQIGIASYLPGRIVAEPLLSVRFICVAAAGHPLHQLGLLTHELLKDHRQVVMSDSGLRGADSGWLGSRQRWTVSHLTTSVALVADGQGYAWLPEHCIRDELASGRLRPLNLAAGRSRIVQLNIGYGEHLEQVRQILDLVAIFRDAVQDSEPPTLPTMPSRIDADCGRTISSVM
- a CDS encoding PaaI family thioesterase, with the translated sequence MTNISDHARLHSRALLMHDFQRYCGLELLEQEAGRCRCRLVVTPAIDNLSRCLHGGVTYAMLDVTSMLATLPLLAPDEYAVSTNMAVSILTPMPRDSIAEFQASVIRAGRRMIFTSVAAIRVGVGGAHTPFATAQISKARVRQTILVPDANGVVERAAS
- a CDS encoding acyl-CoA dehydrogenase family protein yields the protein MFQTALRAFVAERVEPNIDAWERAGAYPASLHAEAGAARLLSLGDVPGPVPPIHQTRMRMLLEEVTRGGSQGLAVGLCSHFVSLSILASAGAEAFGSVIADVLAGARIIALALTEPDAGSDLTALDARAALGADGAWRITGEKRFICNGARAHCLVLGARAPDGLGLFLVEQPQAEIIGYPLEPSGWRCLPLAAIRFANARARLIAAPDRSGRILRGALTRERLNLAISAASAAEVVSAAVLKHSRSRLIRNAPLIAMTHVRQTLAELHTAVAMARHFVDRTTVEDGEVQVAMAKNAATAAFAFAAQIAVRLHGAAGCVSPSLAERSLRDAPLVAIGGGTTEVMNEIIARSLERRPE
- a CDS encoding FAD-dependent monooxygenase; translated protein: MKIGIIGAGLNGLALALLLKRFGVGAEVYERGDGPRDTGSGIYVWPQGVQVLRFMFGDDRLLAAGQPIEFLDTLDRRGKLIHSQPVRLEGFEFPAPAMMFPRKRLFGMLRDALDAHAITADAGCESISQDENGVTVDFTDGLSRRFDVVVGADGVFSRVRSAVAPEAIVADTGVAACRGIVEFAHPALLGDRCQIFTYDSARVVTYPLDESRSLRYWFYAYRHLDRPLLDKNGIRAAIADIADPLPAMVDATPPESMLHNRLHAIKHIENWHRGRVTLLGDSAHAMLPTLGYGFTLGLENGFALAQSLVCNCDADITSALRRYSRRVRLRSREMLEVMSDLTDLFYFREEGSVTNDALRDRLTKFRSLAETTVF
- the asnB gene encoding asparagine synthase (glutamine-hydrolyzing) → MCGFLAIYDSGPRPVARAKILDGLAAIRHRGPDERDVWIDPRGNVAFGHARLSIIGLGNGRQPIASADGSIHLIVNGEFYDFERIRDELRARGCVFRTESDSEIALHLYREFGTAGLERLRGEFALVLYDANERQLVAMRDRFGIKPLFIAEHEGAIYIGSEIKALLAAGVPAIWDEDAYVSRGFYLSNQTLFKKVRSVAPGRFVTATPSGLREQTYWDLDFSSADSLDNDRFDEAEAVAGLREKILEAVRLRLRSDVPVAIYLSGGIDSSAMLGCATHLSGAPLDAYNLSFVDSEAHDERRFAEQAAAHAGARFCSIPVTQNDLADNFDDALWHNETPFFNAHGVAKYLLSRAVRDAGFKVVLTGEGSDEIFAGYPHFRRDMLLYNAQHQDCDVVEELRSKLKASEAGYARERLPSDATWMTAQLGHGVSWIDNQSSWFGALQALYGGETRRRWSGIGPYRRFYNGTAHHRLAGRDPVHRSMYLWAKSFLPNFVLTTLGDRMEMAHSVEGRVPLLDHHVAEYACRLPVWLKIKGGTEKHIFREAMRPFLPEALYKRKKHYFRAPPAMLRHDDRLSQLVRDALHGDALFDLPFFDAKLVRRALAELPGLPPDQQALLDPMFMEIASLCLMQRRFRMNSETSGATENLVMEEMA
- a CDS encoding enoyl-CoA hydratase-related protein is translated as MTQPVHVTRSTTRNGSVIGELRLARPERGNALDEAMLDAIAKGCAELASDGALRAVLLTAEGRHFCAGADLAWMRRAAELSDDENILDAERLDAALGALAGLPAPLVAKAQGCAYGGGIGLLCCADVVLAETGATFRFSEPLLGLVPAVISPYVVRAIGLRRTRRRFLAAEAFDAVQALEDGLVHEVLDAAALEARTRALLDSIASCGPVALRECKALLDRLQARDNLGAETIANRRLIARLRTTSEAHEGMAAFLGRRPPAWLAAPAATD